DNA from Bradyrhizobium japonicum USDA 6:
TGCCGGTCGGCGATTCCGTGGTGGAGGCGATCCTGTCGCTGGTCCGCTCGGCCCGTCCGGGCGAGGAGAGCGGCGAGACCGGCAAGTTCATCGCCTGGGGTCCCGGCCCGCGCGCCAGCCAATCCTTGATGCTCGCCGTGCGCGCACGCGCGCTGATCGACGGACGCCTGGCGCCCTCGATCGACGACGTGCTCGACCTCGCCGAGCCCATATTGAAGCACCGCATGGCGCTGACGTTCCAGGCGCGCGCCGAAGGCCGCACGATTCCGGACGTGATCAAGCAATTGAAGGCTCGGATCGGTTGATGGCCGCAGACAACGGGCACACAGCGAAGGAGATTATCGCGATCCGACGTGCCGATGGCGAAAGCCGTACGCTCGCCGCTTCGCTGCCACGCCTGGTGCTCGAGGCCCGCCGTATCGCTGCCAACGTCATCCACGGCCTTCACGGGAGGCGCCGTGCCGGTTCCGGTGAGAATTTCTGGCAATACCGCCGCTTCGTCTCCGGCGAGCCGGCGCAGAACGTCGACTGGCGCCGCTCGGCGCGCGACGACCATCTCTATGTCCGCGAGCTTGAATGGGAAGCCTCGCACACGGTGTGGATCTGGCCCGACCGCTCGCCCTCGATGGCGTTCGCCTCCAAGACCGCGCGCGAATCCAAGCTCGAGCGGACGCTGATCGTTGCCTTCGCGCTGGCCGAGCTGCTGGTCTCGGGCGGCGAACGCGTCGGCATTCCCGGACTGATGGCGCCGACCGCGAGCCGCAGCGTCATCGACAAGATGGCGCAGGCGATGCTGCATGACGATACCGACCGGCTGAGCCTGCCGCCGTCCTTCGTGCCTTCCGCGCTCTCCGAGAT
Protein-coding regions in this window:
- a CDS encoding DUF58 domain-containing protein; translation: MAADNGHTAKEIIAIRRADGESRTLAASLPRLVLEARRIAANVIHGLHGRRRAGSGENFWQYRRFVSGEPAQNVDWRRSARDDHLYVRELEWEASHTVWIWPDRSPSMAFASKTARESKLERTLIVAFALAELLVSGGERVGIPGLMAPTASRSVIDKMAQAMLHDDTDRLSLPPSFVPSALSEIIVLSDFWSPVAEIKSMLAGLSGSGAHGTMVQVVDPAEESFPYSGRIEFVEPEGFGVITAGRAESWAQDYTARLALHRDQIRAETSRLDWLFTTHATDRSAAELLLFLHAGMQVSKSGTRTTTIKVGPAA